A genomic region of Podarcis raffonei isolate rPodRaf1 chromosome 13, rPodRaf1.pri, whole genome shotgun sequence contains the following coding sequences:
- the LOC128400294 gene encoding la-related protein 6-like — MALCNPEMALASHLKRSSPVPVQGGPYSTLHFFPRTNRSFPLLTQEELAETLDGSPYDLSDLLSLDLFESSHCPTPDLQLIRRIVSQVEFYLSDENLSKDAFLLKHVQKNRLGFVSIKLLTSFKKVKYLTRDWRVTLYALQFSELLEVNEEGTKVRRKTPVPEHLVNIPSSKMLLAWNVLPYEPAAHSSLQFQMTFLNNITKLFSPFGDIASIRILRPGKKLPSDVSKCSSRYPELLTKCCAVVEYDSLESTRKAFEELVRSQAAASSLNGDAIKVVSLSGRGSKKKSVTSQEDGEEAEEAEKPRMWTGALPEGPPLAFEDSFYSSSTESDGTPVSTPILPPNFLSAPVWPTAGFCNSAGQAFKPNFFSMPCAGPRPLLHKPLSWPLCFPPLSAPKPSNGPCGLQKTPNSCWETSGLGVGVLWPPRQQGPACRQQQQQQPLPSLKPEPLSSAPASKRVSESLHAQLKVIRRPQGPDGTRGFYNTIGRGKSVLRH; from the exons ATGGCCCTGTGCAATCCTGAGATGGCCTTGGCCTCCCACCTGAAGCGCAGCAGTCCGGTTCCGGTCCAGGGCGGCCCGTACTCCACTCTCCACTTCTTCCCTCGCACCAACAGGTCTTTCCCTCTGCTGACCCAAGAGGAGCTGGCAGAGACTCTGGATGG CAGCCCCTATGACCTGAGCGACCTCCTCAGCCTGGACCTCTTTGAGAGCAGCCACTGCCCCACGCCCGACTTGCAGCTGATCAGGAGGATTGTCTCGCAGGTGGAGTTCTACCTCTCTGATGAGAACTTGTCGAAGGATGCCTTCCTCCTGAAGCACGTGCAGAAGAACAGGTTGGGCTTTGTCAGCATTAAGCTCCTGACATCTTTCAAAAAG GTGAAATATTTAACCAGAGATTGGCGGGTGACCCTTTACGCCCTGCAGTTTTCGGAGCTGCTGGAGGTCAACGAGGAAGGGACGAAGGTGCGCAGGAAGACCCCCGTCCCCGAACATCTGGTGAACATCCCTTCGAGCAAGATGCTGCTGGCCTGGAACGTCCTTCCGTACGAGCCGGCTGCCCACAGCTCTCTCCAGTTCCAGATGACCTTCCTCAACAAcatcaccaagctgttcagccCCTTCGGCGACATCGCCTCCATCCGCATCCTCCGGCCCGGCAAGAAGCTCCCTTCGGATGTCAGCAAGTGCTCATCGCGGTACCCAGAGCTCTTGACCAAGTGCTGCGCCGTGGTGGAGTACGACAGCTTGGAAAGCACCCGGAAGGCTTTTGAGGAGCTGGTCCGCAGCCAAGCCGCTGCCTCCTCCCTGAATGGGGACGCCATCAAGGTGGTTAGCCTCTCTGGAAGGGGCTCCAAGAAGAAGAGCGTGACCAGTCAGGAAGATGGTGAGGAGGCCGAGGAGGCTGAGAAACCAAGGATGTGGACTGGCGCGTTGCCTGAAGGCCCTCCGCTTGCCTTTGAAGACTCCTTCTACAGCTCATCGACCGAGTCCGACGGCACGCCGGTATCCACTCCCATCCTGCCTCCGAACTTCCTCTCTGCTCCGGTCTGGCCCACTGCTGGCTTCTGCAACTCTGCTGGCCAGGCCTTCAAGCCCAATTTCTTCAGCATGCCCTGCGCCGGCCCTCGCCCGCTCCTGCACAAGCCGCTGTCGTGGCCGCTctgcttccctcctctctccGCGCCCAAGCCCAGCAACGGCCCTTGTGGGTTGCAGAAGACGCCCAACTCCTGCTGGGAGACGAGCGGGCTGGGCGTGGGGGTTCTGTGGCCGCCAAGGCAGCAAGGACCAGcctgcaggcagcagcagcagcagcagccgctccCCTCCCTGAAACCGGAGCCCCTGAGCTCAGCACCTGCTTCCAAAAGGGTGTCTGAATCGCTCCATGCCCAGCTGAAAGTGATTCGGCGTCCTCAAGGCCCGGATGGCACCAGGGGCTTCTACAACACGATCGGGCGGGGGAAATCCGTTTTGCGGCACTAA